The proteins below are encoded in one region of Candidatus Thiodiazotropha sp. LNASS1:
- a CDS encoding response regulator transcription factor has protein sequence MVEDSIRLQRSLYTGLKRHGFSVDQAFDGEQALTFIKLNRYDTIILDLVLPKVHGLNVLSTMRSQGNNSQVLILSANDQTEDRIRGLDLGADDYMVKPFSFDELVSRLRALNRRHSGIKNPVLEIEGVKIDTVERQVSFNENVVSLTPHEFKLLEYLARRRGRVFSHDQLIDQLYDAASYVTRNAVEAHISSLRKRLKASGAPGLVKTRRGFGYLVE, from the coding sequence TTGGTTGAAGATTCCATTCGCCTGCAACGCTCACTATATACCGGTCTGAAAAGACATGGTTTTTCAGTAGATCAGGCATTTGACGGTGAACAGGCGTTGACTTTTATAAAACTGAATCGGTATGACACGATCATACTTGATTTGGTTTTGCCTAAGGTGCATGGGTTGAATGTACTATCGACCATGCGTAGTCAAGGCAATAATAGCCAAGTACTGATTCTGTCTGCGAATGATCAGACAGAAGATCGAATTCGTGGTCTTGATCTCGGTGCGGATGACTATATGGTCAAGCCTTTTTCATTTGATGAACTCGTTTCGCGACTTCGGGCCTTGAACAGACGTCACTCTGGAATCAAAAATCCTGTTCTCGAAATAGAGGGTGTTAAAATAGATACAGTGGAGCGCCAGGTAAGCTTTAATGAAAATGTAGTTAGTCTTACACCACATGAGTTTAAACTACTGGAATATCTCGCTCGCCGACGAGGACGTGTTTTTTCCCACGATCAGCTCATAGATCAGCTTTACGACGCTGCCAGCTACGTAACACGTAATGCAGTAGAGGCACATATCAGTTCGCTACGTAAACGTTTGAAGGCATCAGGTGCCCCTGGGCTTGTGAAAACGCGGCGCGGATTCGGTTATTTGGTTGAATAG
- a CDS encoding ammonium transporter → MPGLCLADDAVLNGANTGWIMASTALVLFMTLPGLAMFYGGLVRTKNVLSVLMQCFAIAAMVSILWLIAGYSLAFGEGNAWVGDFSKVLMAGIGRETLSGDIPESLFMLFQMTFAIITPALIVGGFAERMRFSSMLLFSAIWLFVVYVPITHWVWGGGWLGSMGLYDFAGGTVVHITAGVAALVAAMVMGPRHGFGTASMMPHNMTMTIAGAGMLWVGWFGFNGGSALASDGNAAMAMLVTHISAATGAMTWLVREWIKFGKPSALGAVTGMVAGLGTITPASGFVGPAGALVIGLLAGAICFSATNYLKQVLKIDDSLDVFPVHGIGGILGTLLAGVFSSTSLGVFSGYGFADGIETMGGQFTVQLIGVVTTIVFTGIATFAILKLVDALLGLRVDKDQEIEGLDIVLHEERGYNEIG, encoded by the coding sequence ATGCCGGGCCTGTGTCTGGCGGATGATGCCGTCCTGAATGGCGCAAATACGGGCTGGATCATGGCTTCCACAGCGTTGGTGCTTTTCATGACCCTCCCTGGCCTGGCTATGTTCTACGGCGGTCTGGTGAGGACCAAGAATGTCCTCTCGGTCCTCATGCAGTGCTTCGCGATTGCCGCTATGGTCTCCATTCTCTGGTTAATCGCGGGATACAGTCTGGCTTTCGGTGAAGGTAATGCCTGGGTGGGTGATTTCAGCAAGGTGCTGATGGCGGGTATCGGGCGGGAGACCCTCTCCGGCGATATTCCGGAATCCCTGTTCATGCTGTTCCAGATGACCTTTGCGATTATCACACCCGCACTGATCGTGGGTGGATTCGCCGAGCGCATGCGTTTCTCTTCGATGCTGCTGTTCAGCGCCATCTGGTTGTTTGTGGTCTACGTGCCGATAACCCATTGGGTTTGGGGCGGCGGCTGGCTGGGCAGCATGGGCTTATATGATTTTGCCGGTGGCACGGTGGTTCACATTACCGCTGGCGTGGCGGCACTGGTGGCGGCCATGGTGATGGGGCCCCGCCATGGTTTCGGTACTGCTTCCATGATGCCTCACAACATGACCATGACCATTGCCGGGGCGGGCATGCTTTGGGTCGGGTGGTTCGGTTTCAACGGCGGTAGCGCGCTCGCTTCCGACGGCAACGCCGCCATGGCGATGCTGGTGACCCACATCTCCGCCGCAACCGGCGCCATGACCTGGCTCGTCCGTGAATGGATCAAATTCGGCAAGCCCAGTGCCTTGGGCGCTGTGACCGGAATGGTGGCCGGCCTGGGTACGATTACACCCGCATCGGGTTTTGTCGGCCCTGCGGGGGCTTTGGTGATCGGTCTGCTTGCAGGTGCGATCTGTTTCAGTGCCACCAACTATCTGAAACAGGTGTTGAAAATCGATGACTCCCTCGATGTCTTTCCTGTCCATGGGATAGGCGGTATCCTCGGCACCCTGCTTGCAGGGGTGTTTTCCTCGACCTCGCTGGGGGTCTTCTCCGGATATGGCTTTGCCGATGGTATTGAGACCATGGGTGGGCAATTCACTGTCCAGTTAATAGGTGTTGTGACAACTATTGTCTTCACCGGGATTGCAACCTTCGCAATCCTGAAACTGGTGGATGCCCTGTTGGGATTGAGAGTCGACAAGGATCAGGAGATCGAGGGTCTGGATATCGTGCTGCACGAAGAGCGTGGCTATAACGAAATCGGCTGA
- a CDS encoding 6-carboxytetrahydropterin synthase: MFSVTKEIHFCYGHRLLNHQGKCRHLHGHNAKAVIRLEAEQLDPLGMVCDFSDIGDYVKNWIDQTLDHNMLLHSDDPVLPLLQQAGESVYVMDTNPTAENIARLIFEHVEAGGFPVVEVAIFETDSALASYRSDPSTRAC, encoded by the coding sequence ATGTTTTCAGTCACTAAAGAGATCCACTTCTGTTACGGCCACAGACTCCTCAACCACCAGGGGAAATGCCGTCATCTGCATGGCCACAATGCAAAGGCCGTTATCCGCCTGGAGGCCGAACAACTCGATCCGTTGGGTATGGTGTGCGATTTTTCCGATATCGGTGACTATGTGAAAAACTGGATCGACCAGACCCTGGATCACAATATGTTGCTACATAGCGATGATCCGGTTCTCCCTCTGCTGCAACAGGCTGGAGAATCCGTATATGTAATGGATACAAACCCCACAGCGGAGAATATCGCCCGGCTGATCTTTGAACATGTGGAAGCCGGTGGCTTTCCGGTCGTCGAGGTAGCCATATTCGAAACAGACAGCGCTTTGGCCAGTTATAGAAGCGATCCATCAACTAGGGCCTGTTAA
- a CDS encoding 4'-phosphopantetheinyl transferase, which translates to MNLSSLFPANVVIVHATDEMWETPVRTEEERLIQDSVAKRQRQFRAGRNAAHTALEQLDAPDGPLLRGEDRQPIWPRGYVGSISHCDDSCVAVCAVEGEVVSLGIDVEPLKPLKPKIARYIDTEDEKTFMQHHQDLPRRLIFSAKESLYKCYYPLVGRFFGFQSVTLDFDISRQRFQFRPTAACKIDFPHHLQFHGGYLIAEEHLYTGCFLTPGTPVAVQSR; encoded by the coding sequence ATGAATCTCTCCTCACTCTTCCCTGCAAATGTCGTGATCGTCCACGCCACTGACGAGATGTGGGAGACACCTGTACGAACGGAAGAGGAACGGCTTATTCAAGATAGTGTCGCAAAACGCCAGCGGCAGTTCCGTGCCGGCCGCAATGCGGCCCACACAGCCCTGGAACAACTAGATGCCCCGGACGGTCCGCTGCTGCGTGGTGAAGATAGACAACCGATCTGGCCTCGGGGATATGTCGGTAGTATCAGTCACTGTGATGACAGCTGTGTCGCCGTCTGTGCAGTGGAAGGGGAGGTTGTCAGTCTGGGAATAGACGTGGAACCGCTCAAGCCATTAAAACCGAAAATTGCCCGCTACATCGACACCGAGGATGAGAAGACATTCATGCAGCATCACCAGGATCTGCCGCGACGCTTGATTTTCAGCGCCAAAGAGAGCCTCTACAAATGTTACTACCCGCTGGTCGGACGCTTTTTCGGCTTTCAATCGGTCACACTGGATTTCGATATCTCGCGGCAGCGGTTTCAATTCAGACCCACTGCGGCATGTAAAATAGATTTTCCACACCATCTGCAATTTCACGGTGGCTATCTGATCGCGGAGGAACATCTCTATACAGGCTGCTTTCTGACACCCGGCACGCCGGTGGCAGTCCAGAGCCGTTGA
- a CDS encoding cadherin-like domain-containing protein: MHKGYKSRLTILILIPLLTLPVSVFAKGKPVKTLRITEAAYDGTLSVTGDRAARNTEVIVSNPNPDVSQSWSTTSNRRGQWVLSVADPQPVPCRVSASDGANEASADVVGAPDDCDGTVVVNTPPTAMDDNAETDLNQQVVIDLLANDSDADGSLDPASLDFVSLPANGSLSDNGDGTVVYQPDTDFFGSDSFDYQVSDDQGAPSNTATVSVTVNYSPPPPPVDPVSINSTSANTALPASPVTERPVAASSEYKVLAANDLGMHCADLDYQVFSILPPFNVIHAQVVRRGVGNSAPRLMDDSNIDLYYSAASNADDPALTDDPVSPVFKSNFWADPDMDGRTFGFDTYEPLFFGLLLPSDISTQDVGLPVPDSHLLRDCLVGYLDGTADAATTRQACAMVQQNMPGLFVPFSDNQPQRFSRFDVNINFFNELLGGVGLGGLIHDVNWFAADGIPIMPVDDQGRSNPYPLMRVEAIDRGSQAQLASTDIVVPVASEADCQTCHATALDCASVPANPAFECDGSALNRTADWNIMSIDGDAEGVMPPGDNDLQRLLNTAKVNILRLHDRKHGTDLDASRPVQCATCHYTPALDLAQLGPTDSPGTSQTAHITMSRAMHGHHGTIPADPNRPFDAVTNNLFPDMPAPDDPMRHALAVDHFPQATDESQTVTEYVQEKTCYTCHPGKRTQCLRGAMAAGGVVCQDCHGQARHVGNDFSENLAGTPWPEGANLNKRVPWASEPGCQSCHTGDAVNPNHPAGAIVADDGIRLLQAFNLVPGRDPSGVEDGTELAIAHSAPSSRFAENETLYRLSKGHGGLMCQACHGSTHAIFPNPMPNANDNVASNQLQGHAGTIVECDTCHDPSTFENGGSLELTMNGPHGMHPVGSFRWNKSHKEARNSGGQNCRACHGANGEGTVLSAMSTDRMLLCKDEKGTMCSNDDYALFPKGHEVGCADCHEKKL, from the coding sequence ATGCACAAGGGTTATAAGTCAAGATTAACTATACTCATACTTATTCCACTCCTCACCTTGCCGGTGTCGGTCTTTGCCAAAGGCAAGCCGGTGAAGACGCTGCGTATTACCGAAGCTGCCTATGATGGCACGCTCTCTGTTACCGGTGACCGTGCAGCGAGAAACACGGAAGTCATTGTCAGCAACCCCAATCCCGATGTCAGTCAATCCTGGTCGACGACCAGTAACAGGCGGGGACAATGGGTGCTGAGTGTGGCTGATCCGCAACCTGTGCCCTGCCGGGTGAGCGCCAGCGATGGAGCCAACGAAGCCAGTGCGGATGTGGTCGGCGCTCCCGATGACTGCGATGGGACTGTGGTGGTCAACACGCCGCCGACCGCGATGGATGACAACGCCGAGACCGATCTCAATCAACAGGTCGTGATCGATCTCTTGGCCAATGACAGCGATGCCGACGGCAGTCTTGATCCGGCCAGCCTCGACTTCGTTTCCCTGCCAGCCAACGGCAGCCTGAGCGACAACGGCGATGGTACGGTAGTCTATCAGCCCGATACGGACTTTTTCGGCAGCGATAGTTTCGACTATCAGGTATCAGACGATCAGGGCGCTCCGTCCAATACCGCGACGGTGAGCGTAACGGTCAACTATTCGCCACCACCGCCACCGGTCGATCCGGTCTCGATCAACTCCACAAGCGCGAACACCGCATTGCCTGCATCGCCGGTGACTGAACGGCCTGTGGCAGCCTCCAGTGAATATAAAGTGCTTGCCGCCAATGACCTTGGCATGCATTGCGCCGACCTCGATTATCAGGTCTTTAGTATCCTGCCTCCGTTCAATGTCATCCATGCCCAGGTGGTAAGGCGTGGTGTCGGCAACAGTGCGCCTCGGTTGATGGACGACAGCAATATCGATCTCTATTACTCTGCCGCTTCGAACGCTGATGATCCTGCCTTGACAGACGATCCTGTATCGCCGGTCTTCAAGTCAAATTTCTGGGCCGATCCCGACATGGATGGCCGAACATTCGGTTTCGATACCTATGAACCGCTCTTCTTCGGCCTGTTGCTGCCGAGCGATATTTCGACCCAGGATGTGGGATTGCCGGTCCCTGACAGCCACCTGTTGCGTGACTGCCTGGTCGGCTACCTGGACGGTACTGCGGACGCAGCCACCACGCGCCAGGCATGTGCCATGGTGCAGCAGAACATGCCGGGTCTGTTCGTACCCTTCTCCGATAATCAACCGCAGAGGTTCAGTCGTTTCGATGTGAATATCAACTTCTTCAACGAACTGTTGGGTGGTGTGGGCCTGGGTGGCCTGATCCATGACGTCAACTGGTTTGCGGCGGATGGTATTCCGATCATGCCGGTGGACGATCAGGGTCGCTCCAATCCCTATCCTTTAATGCGGGTCGAAGCGATCGATCGCGGATCACAGGCTCAGCTCGCCTCCACCGATATCGTAGTGCCGGTAGCATCGGAAGCCGACTGTCAGACCTGTCACGCCACTGCGCTCGACTGTGCCTCGGTACCGGCCAATCCCGCTTTCGAGTGCGACGGTAGCGCTCTCAATCGCACCGCCGACTGGAATATCATGAGCATCGATGGGGACGCTGAAGGTGTCATGCCGCCGGGTGACAACGACCTGCAGCGGCTGCTGAACACCGCCAAGGTCAATATCCTGCGCCTGCATGACCGCAAACACGGCACCGATCTGGACGCCTCGCGTCCGGTGCAGTGCGCCACCTGTCACTACACCCCGGCTCTCGATCTGGCACAGCTGGGTCCCACGGACTCCCCGGGTACCAGCCAGACAGCCCATATCACGATGTCGCGGGCGATGCACGGTCATCACGGTACCATCCCGGCCGATCCGAACCGGCCTTTCGATGCGGTGACCAACAATCTGTTCCCAGACATGCCTGCGCCGGATGATCCCATGCGCCATGCTCTGGCGGTGGACCACTTCCCCCAGGCAACGGACGAATCCCAGACCGTCACCGAGTATGTGCAGGAGAAGACCTGTTACACCTGCCACCCCGGCAAGCGTACCCAGTGTCTGCGCGGTGCCATGGCTGCGGGCGGCGTGGTCTGTCAGGACTGTCACGGTCAAGCCAGACACGTGGGCAACGATTTCTCCGAGAATCTGGCCGGCACACCCTGGCCCGAAGGCGCCAATCTCAACAAACGGGTGCCCTGGGCCAGCGAGCCAGGTTGTCAAAGCTGCCACACCGGTGATGCGGTCAATCCGAATCATCCTGCCGGCGCCATTGTCGCGGATGACGGCATTCGCCTGCTGCAGGCCTTCAATCTGGTGCCGGGCAGGGATCCCTCAGGGGTAGAGGACGGTACCGAACTGGCTATCGCCCACAGTGCACCAAGCTCCCGTTTCGCCGAGAACGAGACCCTCTACCGGTTGAGTAAGGGTCACGGTGGGTTGATGTGCCAGGCCTGCCACGGCAGCACCCATGCCATATTCCCCAATCCTATGCCGAACGCCAACGACAATGTGGCTTCCAATCAGCTGCAGGGCCATGCCGGCACCATCGTCGAATGCGATACCTGCCACGATCCAAGCACCTTTGAAAATGGCGGATCGTTGGAACTGACCATGAACGGTCCTCATGGCATGCATCCAGTCGGCTCCTTCCGTTGGAATAAGTCTCATAAGGAGGCACGCAACAGCGGCGGTCAGAATTGTCGTGCCTGCCATGGCGCCAATGGCGAAGGCACGGTACTTTCGGCCATGTCCACCGATCGCATGCTGTTGTGTAAGGATGAGAAAGGAACGATGTGCAGCAACGATGACTACGCCCTCTTTCCCAAGGGGCATGAAGTAGGCTGCGCCGACTGTCATGAGAAGAAACTCTGA
- a CDS encoding DMT family transporter translates to MSVPAAYLGIVLIWGTTPLAIKWSGEGVGYLFGVTGRMVIGVILALLVLRMIGQPLVWHKRARHTYLAAGLGIFIAMTAVYWASQYIPSGWISVVFGLSPIFTGLMARIWLQEPGLDLQRFMAVLIALAGLATIFSVGVELGVSFVMGLSGVMISVVTHSASAVWVKRIDAQLHGLVVAAGGLLVAVPLFLLSWFLQGQGWPVVIEQRALTSIVYLGVVGSVLGFALYFYVLRYVETTKVALITLMTPIIALLAGKWLNAEQVETNVWVGTALIMLGLAGFELGGRLRTQLRSSRASESVGQ, encoded by the coding sequence ATGTCCGTGCCGGCCGCCTATCTTGGGATCGTGCTGATTTGGGGTACCACACCGCTTGCCATCAAGTGGAGCGGTGAGGGTGTCGGCTATCTGTTTGGCGTCACCGGCCGTATGGTGATCGGCGTCATCCTGGCGTTGTTGGTGCTGCGCATGATCGGTCAGCCTCTGGTATGGCATAAGCGTGCGCGACACACCTATCTGGCGGCGGGCCTGGGCATATTCATCGCCATGACGGCTGTCTATTGGGCATCCCAGTACATACCTTCGGGATGGATTTCAGTGGTTTTCGGATTGTCGCCGATCTTCACAGGTCTGATGGCGAGGATATGGCTGCAGGAGCCGGGGCTCGATCTGCAGCGCTTTATGGCGGTATTGATAGCGCTGGCCGGGTTGGCAACGATCTTCAGCGTGGGTGTTGAGCTCGGTGTAAGCTTTGTCATGGGGCTGAGCGGTGTAATGATCTCGGTGGTCACTCACTCTGCCAGTGCGGTATGGGTGAAGCGTATCGATGCTCAGCTGCATGGCTTGGTGGTGGCGGCCGGGGGGCTGCTGGTGGCGGTGCCTCTGTTCCTCCTGAGTTGGTTCCTGCAGGGCCAGGGTTGGCCTGTGGTTATCGAACAGCGAGCCCTGACATCGATTGTCTATCTCGGTGTCGTCGGTTCGGTACTTGGGTTTGCCCTCTACTTTTACGTTTTGCGATATGTGGAGACAACCAAGGTTGCGCTGATAACACTCATGACACCGATAATCGCACTATTGGCCGGGAAGTGGCTGAACGCGGAGCAGGTGGAGACAAACGTATGGGTAGGCACAGCGCTGATTATGTTGGGACTGGCAGGGTTTGAATTGGGTGGTCGGTTACGTACTCAATTGCGATCGAGCAGGGCCAGCGAGAGTGTCGGCCAATAG
- a CDS encoding TRAP transporter large permease translates to MIIAAGLILLALFGAPLFTIVGASALWGFYRSDIDLSVVVIEFFRLAEMPVLLAIPLFTFAGYLLSESGAPHRLVRLTQALLGWVPGGMAFVALVACALFTAFTGASGVTIVALGALLYPALREAGYRQGFSLGLVTTSGSLGLLFAPALPLILYAVVAQQLGIGGSITVDDMFLAGLLPGLLMLLILLAWGLWSGRDLPLNEFTLTEARAATREAVWEIPLPIIILGGIYSGYFALSEAAAVTAVYVLVVEVFIHREIPLKQLPKVMREAMLLVGGILIILGLSMASTNYLIDADVPNQFFEWLNERVKDPLTFLILLNLFLLVLGTLLDIFSALVLMVPLLLPVAIEYGIDPVHLGIIFLANMQIGYFTPPVGMNLFIASYRFDKPIAEIYRATLPWFALLFGAVLIITYWPTLSLALLDRN, encoded by the coding sequence ATGATAATTGCAGCGGGCCTTATCCTGTTGGCGTTGTTTGGTGCGCCACTCTTCACCATTGTCGGCGCCAGCGCCCTGTGGGGCTTCTATCGGTCCGATATCGATCTGTCGGTTGTGGTCATAGAGTTCTTTCGACTGGCAGAGATGCCGGTACTTTTGGCTATCCCGCTGTTCACCTTTGCCGGCTATCTACTCAGTGAGAGCGGCGCCCCCCACCGCCTGGTAAGACTAACCCAGGCGCTGCTTGGCTGGGTTCCCGGAGGCATGGCCTTTGTCGCCCTGGTGGCATGCGCCCTGTTCACGGCGTTTACCGGCGCTTCAGGTGTCACCATCGTGGCGCTGGGCGCCCTGCTCTATCCCGCCCTGCGGGAGGCTGGATATCGGCAGGGTTTCAGTCTTGGACTGGTCACCACATCCGGCAGTCTGGGGCTGCTGTTCGCCCCGGCCCTGCCGCTGATCCTGTATGCGGTGGTGGCCCAGCAGCTGGGGATCGGCGGTTCCATCACTGTGGACGACATGTTTCTCGCGGGTCTTCTTCCAGGTCTTTTGATGCTGTTGATACTCCTTGCCTGGGGGCTCTGGTCAGGTCGGGACCTGCCGCTGAACGAATTCACCCTCACCGAGGCAAGAGCGGCCACACGCGAGGCAGTTTGGGAGATCCCCCTGCCGATCATTATTCTCGGCGGAATCTATAGCGGTTATTTCGCGCTCTCCGAGGCCGCCGCTGTCACCGCGGTCTACGTGCTTGTCGTCGAGGTCTTCATCCACAGAGAGATACCACTCAAACAGCTGCCCAAGGTGATGCGTGAGGCGATGTTGCTGGTGGGCGGTATCCTGATCATTTTGGGACTCTCGATGGCATCCACCAACTACCTTATCGATGCGGATGTTCCGAACCAATTCTTCGAATGGTTAAATGAGCGGGTCAAAGACCCGCTCACATTCCTGATACTGCTGAACCTCTTTCTGCTGGTACTCGGCACCCTGCTCGATATCTTCTCTGCATTGGTGTTAATGGTCCCGCTATTATTGCCTGTAGCTATTGAATACGGAATCGATCCGGTCCATCTGGGAATCATCTTTCTGGCAAACATGCAGATCGGATATTTCACCCCACCGGTTGGCATGAATCTCTTCATTGCCAGTTATCGTTTCGATAAACCCATCGCCGAAATATACCGCGCCACCCTTCCCTGGTTTGCCCTTCTGTTTGGCGCGGTATTGATTATCACCTATTGGCCGACACTCTCGCTGGCCCTGCTCGATCGCAATTGA
- a CDS encoding TRAP transporter small permease, with protein MLLTVKRIKQLILLFEDGLMAILLSATILLAASQIILRNLFDSGLIWADPTLRIMVLWLALLGAIAATREDRHIRIDLFSHRFSKRSRFAVSLINNLFSAFICGIITWHAIRFVYMEWLDGVKLFASLPAWLGEIIIPIGFGIMTLRFLFNIPLQLLQKDAE; from the coding sequence ATGTTACTCACCGTGAAGCGCATAAAACAATTGATACTGCTTTTCGAAGATGGCCTGATGGCGATCCTTTTGAGCGCCACGATTCTGCTTGCAGCCAGCCAGATCATACTGCGCAATCTGTTCGACAGTGGATTGATATGGGCCGATCCTACTTTACGCATCATGGTTTTGTGGCTTGCTCTGTTGGGCGCTATCGCCGCCACCCGGGAGGATCGTCACATCCGAATCGATCTCTTCTCTCATAGATTTTCGAAGCGGAGTCGTTTTGCGGTGTCGCTCATCAACAACCTCTTCAGCGCCTTTATCTGCGGCATCATCACCTGGCACGCCATACGCTTCGTCTACATGGAATGGCTGGATGGCGTCAAACTGTTCGCCAGTCTGCCGGCCTGGCTGGGCGAGATCATCATACCGATAGGCTTCGGCATCATGACGCTTCGTTTCCTGTTCAACATCCCCCTGCAACTGCTGCAAAAGGACGCTGAATGA